The following DNA comes from Miscanthus floridulus cultivar M001 chromosome 5, ASM1932011v1, whole genome shotgun sequence.
GCAGCTCTGACTTCACCTCGCAATCCCATGTCTAGAATATGAGCGCTTTTAGAATATTGACGGTTCGCCTAAAATAATAAGAGACGCCAAGGAGTCATATGCCTCAAGAAAAAGCCGACCATACACTATTATTTTTTTATGAAAGACCATACACTATTGTTGCCGAGCTTTAACACCGTAGTAGGcaagcagctccgacttcccatgGTAGACCTTGGATAGCGCCAATAAGCATCCATTACCTGCGGACAACTAGCACCAACACATCTTGAGAGACCATAATGTATCATTGTTATCAGGCTTTGCTATGCCCAAGAATTAATGAAGAAGCAGCTTCAACTTCACCACTACAAGCTTAGACCAGGAGTGATTGCACGCCGAAAACAAACAATAGCATGAGGAGGCAAAAACCTCATCCATACCTAGATAGGCCAGGTAATAAGAAGCACAAAGAGATGAACTCATTGGTCGGTAGTTGCACCTCCAATAAAAACGCCTATAAGAAGGGAGTGACGCTAAGGTGTCACTGTCGCTTGTCTAAGAAACCAGACAACATATTCACTTAGAGAAGTGAAAGGTAGGGAGGGAAGCCACTCAATGATGCCCCAATGGGGAAATGGCACCCTAGGCGTCGTTGTCGTCTAGACTGATAACACGTTGGGCAAGGATTTCACCCAGATATCCCCAAGTCGCACAAACCTCGTAGCCACCCACGAGTGCACCAGCACTGCAAGCGGTAGTTATTATCGCCAAAGCTCATGCTCACCTGACTACCCTCTGAAAGGCATGGTGGTCCAACCATGCAGCAAAGACACCATCTGTCACCCACAAGTGCACCTTTTTTACTTGTCGCCGCCACCTAGTCTGTCGTCCCTTCGCACAAACCTCACAAAAGAGGAGGCACCAACAAGGAAAGCACCCATATAGCATAGATCTACCATTCCTGTCACCTGATTTGGTTGAAAGACTTGAAAAGATAAAGGTGACTGGCCCCGACTGTGCTGCCACCAAGTGAAGGAGGCATCCTTGAGAAAAACAACCATCCCACTGCCATCCTTGCGACTATGGATGCAAGGGGCGGTGCACTCGATCAACAGCGTGGCATGTGAGTGGAGGGGGAAGGGAGGTTGGAGGTGGCAGCGTCAGCATGACCATCTGTAAATCATCTTCCAAGGTTGCATACATAAAACCTTCAAAGATTTAATGCTCTTATTGATGCATAGGTTTTCAACTGTAGTTAGCTCTCACCATCCACACTTCACCGTCTTTAAGTCTAATAATCTCATCTCGCATTACTAAACCCTACTCATGGGCCAACACTCCACTTGTTAGCCTAATCCCCTATAGATGTCTTACTGTCCCATGTCCACACGGAGCTCCACAAGACCACAAGTGCCACCATTCGACCTCACCTCTTGCATAGTCAAGGCTTTTCCTTGGATGAGTATGATTCCATGGCGGTGAGTGCGTGATGGGCAGCTGATTGTTCATCTTGTCTCTTCTTGGTGGATACTTTGCCACCACGGCTTCATCTTTGTTGTCGGCAGCCTTTGTGTTGATGTGTTCTTCCTTTTGCAAGTCTAGTCGGTTAGGAACTTAGGATTTGAGGCGGAGGGTCCCTCTCTCACTGTCTTTTTTCTGTTGCGTGGTTCCTCTAGGTTGCTAAACACTGTCTCTGTGGTTTTGTAATCTGCGCTACGAGGTCTCTCGTGGCCACGTCGTGTTCTATTTTACAACTCTTCCTCTTTTTTAAAAATGTGAGCAActcttcctcttaatgaaacacgCGTCAACAGACGTGTTTTCGAAAGAAAAAAATCCATCACAGTGGCCATGGAAATAGGACGTTGGTGGATTTTAACCTTCCACTAAGGCCCGGAATTCTTCATTGGCAATCCTAGCTCTAAGATTCGCAAATCCCTAGCACAATCTCGCTGGAGAAGCATATTCTTGCAGAAAATGGAGGGGGTGGGGAACTAAGGCTGTCCGCACCGCGGACCGCCAAACCGACCTGCCGTACGCGGTAGCGTACCGCGCGGTGCGCGCGCCCGCACCGGGGACCTGCATCGCGCGCGGTACGCTACCGACCGCATATGCCACCGCTAAATCCAGCGAGCACGCCCAGGTACGCTAAACACTGTAGCGACACTgtatagagagagagaaagggggggaggggaataaaatatgaaatagtgggtatagagtatgggatagagataacacgggtgCGGGAGAAATgagtatagagtagagaatctcgatgactaggaTAGAATATTCCCTGGAATTGGAGACTAGCTAGCTAGTGCCGAGTGTGAAGATTGAGTGAAAGAAAAATTAGGacgtggaggagagagaaaacacAAATTGTCATAATATGTTTACAGAAGATAGTAAAAACGGTTACTATGAGGCATCAGCAACAGTCATTCTATAGTCCTATGAGCATACTACTGGAATAATGAATTGATATAGAATCAGAAGGAATCCGAACTGCTTCATCACGAACAGCATGTGCGAGAGCAGATCAACCTCGTACGGGCAGAACTCGGGCTCCGGGTTCAGTTCCCATTCCCTGGCGTCGAGCTTGCTCACCTCCATGGTGTCCAGACGGAACAGCAAAGGGCTCATCGTCCCATCGCGCGGCCGCAAAAAGAGTGTGCCGCTCCCCTCGCAGAACCACGAGAGCTCCGCGCCGCGCAACCATCGGCTGCTAAAATCCATCGGCCGTGGAATGGCCGCCTCCTGGATACGCTGCCACAATTTCCACTCCCTGGCGGTGGCGGATCCGGCGCCGCTAATTTTTCACTGGCCCACACCTCAATCTCGCCAGCTTCTATGCCGATCAAGCCCAGCAATGCCTGTGACTGTGACCCCGCACCCGCAGCGTCGGCCGGCGACGGCAGCACCGCGAGGCACTTCTCCGGGTGCCCCCCGGGCGGGAGATCGGCAATCCAAGCCTCGCGAGCTACCCCTCCGCGCCACCGCCACACGAGGATGCGGTCCCCTAGTCTCGAGGTGCACGGCCAGTAGACGGTGTCACCTAGGACGACGGGCCTGGGACGCCCTGTGTTCCCGTAGCTGCAGCCGAACTTGAACCGCGACTCGCGGAAGCTGCTGACGATGGGGCGGGCCAACGCAGGTCCCCACCCGCCGCCCTCCTCGGGCTCAGAGTCGGAGGAGAAGATCTGCACGTAGAGCGCCGTTGAAGCGTTGTTGTTCGACAGCTCCGCGACGAGCAGCTTGAACGATGACGGGGCGACGATCGGGTCCTCGTCGAGGAGGGCGTGGGACATGTCTTGCACGTCGTGCGGCGGGAGCAAGCGCCGCTCCCCCGTGGTCGGGTTGCACACGGACAGCTCGACGGGGTGCAGGCTGTGGCGTTCGATGAGGTGCTCCTTCGCTGTGCTCGAGGAGGAGCGTCGGGATGAACGGGCAGCCGTCGTCGCCGTGTTCCCCGAGGAAGCCGCGGAGGTGCCGGAGGAAGGGCGCGTGGAGGATTCCCCGGCCTAGGgacttggaggtggcggcgcagCGGATGGCGTCGCCAATGGTGCCGCACCTGGCGACGATCTCGAGCACGAGATCGTCGGGCAGCAGCTGATTTTGTTGAATCTCCGCCTCCGTATCCATGATTATCGGATTCTTCTTTGGAGTAGGTTCCATCTTTCCGTCGTGATTTTCGGAGGAGGAAGGCGTCGGCGTGGGCTATGTATATTACGTAGAACGTGGGCGGAGGCGACGAACTGTTCGGCACGTAGTACGCACGATTCCGGTTCGGAGCGAGGAGCCAGGCGGAGCGTGTTGATTCGATTCGAGCGGGATACGTGCCACCGTCGAGACTAGAGAGCCGTTAAACGTCACGCACGGCTGATATCCGGATTTTGTTTCTGATACGGATTTCAAAATGTAATTCacagttttggaaaaaaaattgatTGATATGAATCAATACATTTGATTATCTTCATCGGCAGCCGTGAGGTGCTTAAAAAATGCGATTGGCATTTTGTTTCTGATACTGATTTCAAAATGTAATTGACAGTCATAGAAAAAATTGATTGATAAGAATCGATACATTATTATCTTCCTCAGCAGCCCACAAGAAAGTGAGATCTTTTGCAATCGATTCACCTAGTATGCCTATATAGGTGGGCCGGAAGTGCATCAAACCCACCTGCCAGAAACTGATTCCACCCATGAAGTGCTTCCAAAATGTAATTGGCAGTTATAGAAAACTGGATTGATAAGAATCAACATTTATTTTAGCATCTCCGGCGGTCTTTCAAACTCACTCTCTAAGTCCCCGTTTAGATTTAGAAtcatttttaaataaaaaattgttCTTTATATATGCACATCTTTGACTAGCAGAAACAAAAAATAGAGAATGACAATATTTAAAGATTTAATTGACTAAGTTATTTTAGAGGGTCTTTTTTTCACCAAATTCTCTATTCCTATTACTGTCAAAAGAATATAAAGAGTCTTTTGGAGTTACGCTAGCCGGGCAACCCATAAGAACATCTCTAAGAGTATCTCTAAGAGTTTTCAAAAATTTCTTTCCAAAACCATAGAGTTTTCCAACTTACCAAAATGTGATGGAAGTAATAAataagatcatctccaacaatTTTCAGTAactcactcctaaaatatagaagataattttacatcAAGAATCATATACTAtatctaaattatcctaaccacttttatatattctctctctctcttgtacatttgcatcagcAACCCTTTTtcaactctttattctttctccGCCCTTCCATCTTTAGATTGGCCCAAGTATACGGGCGTTTGGATAGCTGTGGGAGAAGATAGGCGCAACCTGGAGTTGCATCTTTACGCGTAAGAGGGAGTTTTTTTCTAAGTGCCAAAAGATTGGGAGGTGAGTTTGAGAGTTGTTGGAGATAGATTTTTTCGCTCTTCCCAAAAATCATGGATTGGGAAGGATTATTGGGTATTCTTCGAGATGCTCTAAGAATCTTTCTACAGTTCACTCTTTAAATCATTAGTTGAAGagttatttgcataaaaattgtTTTCTATATCTTACCACTATCCAACAGTTTTCTATATCTCGTTTAGAGCAACTTCAATAGCTCGACTATTCTTGTTTTTGGATGCTACTTTAGAATTTGTATATCAAAAGATAGACTAATAGATATGCTATCTGGCTTCGCAAAATAGGGAACTGGTTGTCCCCTAATTTTTGGTGGCCATGTAAACCAACCACAAGCACTAGCTATCTGAGATGAGAAATAGGAAGGTTGTTGTAGACCTCTTTTTTTAgaagttttctattttacaaaatgGCTAAATATGGAATTTGGCTACTAATTTTAGCcaagctgttggagttgctcttacactctagagagccattcttgttttttctattttttgctaGCAAGAAATCCATAATAGAAGAGGACAATATTTGGATAACTAATTAAAGAAACTACCGGAGTGTACTTTTCCACCAAAATATCTATTCCTACAAATTAGAAAGGATATAGAAagtttcactactacagaaaacttAACTGAGGCGGGCAAAAAGCCTTAACCAAGGTGGTTTTTGCAACCGTCTCGGACGAAAGGTCACGATCGGTTAATCGTggccttaaccgaggcggttgccctgcctgcctcggttaatataataaaaaaataaaaaaaaggaaaaccctTGGATAAGCCTGGCCAGCCCATCCATGGGCCGCTGCCGCGTTGCTCGCCGGATCCGCCACTAGGAGGAGCGCCACCGTTGGATCCGGCCGCTCCACCGCCGTATCCACCACCAGGAGGAGCGCCGTCGCTGGATCCGGTCGCTCCACAGCCGGATCCACCACCAAGAGGAGCGCCGCCCCCAGATCCGGCCGCTCCATAACTAGATCTGCCACCAGGAGGAGCACCGCCCCGGATCCGGCCGCTCCACCACTGGATCTACCACAGGGAGGAGCGCTGCCGCCAGCCCGCTGCACCGCTGCATGGGGGAAGAGGGCGCTGCTAGGCCGTGTgacgagggaggaggggaggcccGTGTGTCGGCCTGCTGCGCCGCTGCGTGGGTGAGGAGGGTGCTGCCATGCCGTGCGACGAGGGAGAGAGGAGGGCAGCCGCGCGCGCCAGCCTGCTACACCGTTGCGTGGGGAGGGAGAGGGTGCGAGGGAGAGAGAGTGCgagggagagagagtggagggagggagagagtgaAGGGCGCCGTCTCGGTTAATAGGCATTAACTGAGGCGATTTTTTAtgttgcccgcctccgttaatgattaaccgaggcgcatgcctcggttaatgattaaccgaggcggtagCTTGGCCGGCTGTCCTACCACGAATAACCGAGACGGGCAACCGGCCCAACCGTCTTGGAGAAAGTTTTGGAAACGCCTCGGTtaagattttgtgtagtagtgtttctTGGAGAGTCATTTGAGTAAAATTCACTCTCTTTATCTATCCACGTTCCAACAACTTTTCTATACCTTATGTGCACTTTGCAGAGTCATTCCCACTTTTCATCTTTGGCTAATGACAAACTAGGAATAGATGATGGTGATAGTGGAGATTTAATTGAAGAAATTGTTGGAGGATCTTTTTTACTGAAATTTCTATTCCTATCAATACAAATGATATAAAAGGGTTCTTGGAGTTGCTCTGAGTGCATCATTATCGTTGGGTGCATGAAACTAATGAACTGCTCTACAACTCTTTATCCATGAAAATATACATTACTGTTGATAAGTTGGTTGCTAATATGTTGCCAACAATGTTGGGGCATGTTTTGCTGGTTGCTAATCTGTATGTTGCCAACAATGTTGGGGCATGTTTTGCTGGTTGCTAATCTGTTAGGAACGATATTAGGGTCTATTTTGATATGAAAATAACTAGTTCTCTAAAGTTAGCCCAAATTAGTCTTTCAAAACTCAAACCTTACTATTTGTTTTAATAAACGACAATGATCCAACTCGGGTGTCCGTCCCAGACTCCCATCCAGACGCGGCTCCTTAGGAGCGAGCCCCAAACAAAAACCAAAATCCCCCACTCCCTCATGCTTATCCGCTCGCTCCACACCCCTCACTCTTTCGTGCTTATCTGCCCAACCCCGAAGCAGCGTGGTCGCTCATTGTCCGCGCCTCTTTCCTTACCGCTCACTTGTCGATTGCTGCACCATGCTCCATCGCCCCCGCGCACCAACGCCGACCACGCCGTGCACCCGTCCCAGACAGTTATGCCACTCACTGCTTCGTTGTCCGTCCATCCGTCAGTCTCCCATCTCCATCGCGCACgccgctgaccccaccatggccgTTGGGGTGCATGTGTCGTGGCGCCTCAGGTTTTCCCCGCCCGAGCCTAGGGCACCCatgagcggggggggggggggggggggcttgtgGTGCTCATGCGCTGCCGCTCGCCGCCGACTCCAACCCCTGGAATCGACTGGCCTAGGCTTCCcttcccctatgttgcaaatgtatgtttccgGTGTTTAGTCGTTTTAaaggtatgttgcagttgtttcttatggatgttgcaaaagtagttgGGGAATgtagcacatgttgcaagtgtttcagaagcatgctGCAAGAGTTTGTccaaaatgtttcatatgtttctagACGTATATTGCAATCATTTTTGTCTGGatattacatatgttgcaatagtatatTCTAAATGTTTGAATTGTTTCAGTTTTATATTACAGTAAGCGTTTTtttcatgttgtaagtgtttttatctgaatgttgcatatgttttcacacatacgttgcaagtgtatgtcctaaatattttatctgtttcaaatatatgttgcattcaagtgtttcatgttatgTGCACATCATGGGTGTTGGTGTCTATGAGGGCGGGCAGAACCAAGCCGCGACCGCCGACACGTGGAGGAGGCATAGGCCGCCGCCAGCAGTGTGGGGAGGAGACACAAGTGCGCGGTGCTGTTGTGAAAAGGGCGGGGGCGAGTCTTTCGGGCGGCTTGGAAGAGACAAGGTGTCACGTCAGTGTGGAAGAGGCGGGAACGAGTCATCCGAGCAGCGTGTGCAGCAAATCTGAAGTGGACGGTTTTGGATGCAAGCCTGAGAAACAGAGCAACGTGGGCGGCGCATGAATCCGAGCGGACGGGCGGAGCATCCATGGACGTCCGGACAAACACAGACATCCGAGCGCGTTAGTGCTGCCGTTTAATAAAACAAAAACATGAGCAATTGTTACGGACTTCAAATACTACGATGCAAGGCTTTGTAGGATAAACTGCCAAAAATTGGATTGGGCTTTGACACCTATTGATGTGGGCCTCGAGGGAGGGCTTTAGACATTCTATTTGAGGTGATGAAGTTTTTCCTCTAAAGATGAAAATAAAATCCTCTTTTTGCCTTCTATCGCTAGTCTAGATTTtctattcaaattttaaaatcgaACAAAGTCAACACTATAAGCCATCTAAATTATCTTTTTTACTCTGCTTAGAATGCTTTTAAGGAGGTTTCATCATTGTTAATAAAATATATTTTGGTAAACACTTTATAAAGTTCTTAAACCATAGGAAAAAACAATCAGCCGAGCCGGCTGCACTTCTCGCAGCCTTGCAGGTGCGGCAGTTTACTAAGGTTACGAGAAGTGCAGCCGAGCAGACTAGCAGATATAGGATATCTAAACATTCCAATATAATTGTTTGCCGGATTTTTTTAAACAAAAGATAACGAGGAGAAAAATGACTTGTTCCAAAATATATTTTAAATTGAGCGTGAACGCTGCATCGTGCGGACGTCAAGGGCGGTTTGCCATGCACGGATTGGAGGATCAGTATTTCCTAATTTGGGTCAGCAAGATGGTCCAGCAAGACGAGTCTGCAGGCTCGGAAGTTGATCCTCTTCTGTAACGGGATTCAGTTTCTTGCTGTGTGAGCTTTCGGTCATTATCAGCCCTTAATCGGTAAAAAGATCATCCAACCAAAGGATAGCATGCTCCATCAATCTTACAATAAAAAGTTACTCGGATAGATTGAAGAGATACGGAGTATTACGTACATTGACGGCGATTCTTACAAGCGGAGTACGAATGTATACAAACTGAAACCACACGCTTGAGAAAGAAGGCGGATGTAAAAGGATTCACAAATTAGGACTGACATCTCAGTACGGTGGCGACACAAACCCGGCTTAAGGGACATGAAACAGGATGGATGGCTGGCTGAGTCGATCGGGCGATTAGATTGGGATGGCCCTGGTGACGCGCGGGTACACGGCGGTGGCTGGGTGCGCCATGATGCGGCGTCCCTTGCGGTGGCGGAACAGGTACACGGCGGCCCCCAGCGGCCACTCGATGACCCCGGCCACCACGAACGCCACGAACCCCAGCGTCGGCCCGACCACCTTGCACCGGCACGGGTTGCTCCGCGTCCCGCACTGTACGCACACCGGCACGAATGCCATGGCTGCTTTCTTTTCTTTGTTGCTGgcggcagctgctgctgctggactgGTGGTGGCAGACTGGCAGTGTTGCACGGAACCAAAGCTTTGCCGGGCACCGCAAGCGCCCTGCTATGGAAGTGTGAATtctgatggatggatggatgcgaAGGGAAGCAAAACTACTCTGTCCTGCACGTGTGAGATGAGGCTTGTCACATGTGTCGGTGTCGCCCCTCGCGCTGCGTTTATAAAAGCTCGCACCGGAGACGCGTGGCGCGACCGAGAGAGGGGTACGTGGTGGACACGAGTACGGGGTTCTGCCGAAAGGCCGGCGATGTTTCGTTTGCCACGTACCGTAGGGGTGGATGTCACGAATCTAGAGCTAACACGTGCCTGGCCGTTAAGGACTTATTTTTTTGCGAAGGAATTTTCTGGAACTTCTTCCGATAGAAAACACGAAGCAGTGCGTTGCTACCACCTGTCGCTGTTTGTAGTGTAAAAAATAAAACTGCTCTCTCGGGCCTGCTCGTTTCTGTTTCTTGCAGATGTTGGGCTGTAGCTGCACAGCCCATCCGCTCGGGCTGCAGTCCATGTAGCTGCAGCTGCTGCTTAGGAGCACAGCCCATCAACTTCACCCAAGCTGCATCCAAGCCTAGTGATTTTGCATCGGGCTGCCAGAACCTGTATAAACATAGCAGTGAAAATGCAGAGATAGCTACTTGTTACTATTAGATCGGGATGTTAGCCCATCGAGATAGTTACACAGTAGGTCGTCGTTGATTTGGTACATCTTGGTGCATAAAAATTTGGAAGGAAAATTATATATGTGCCATCAGCCTATCACACTGACTGCAAAACTACTACATACAGATAAGGTCATGAAAAAGCTCATACATTGAGACTCTGAAATGAAATATATGTCTGTAGTACTTGATCATTGCCATTACAGGTATGAAGATCATGAACAAAAACACTGATATTTAGAGGAACCAACCACTGATAAGGACCAAACGACTAGAACCTTGGTCGAAGAAGCGCGGATAAGAGGCAACTTTACAAAACTAGATAGCAGTCAATGTTAAAATGGCAGACTGAAGcctcgcttatcttataatccgtctttttcaacttgttttttcagccggaacaatgtttttctctcacaacaaatcagccagaacaatgttttagcttgttttttcaacgaagcgaacggggcctaaatgtTTTGTAGCGGTACAAACTACATATCAGCTAATGTTAACATGTAAGCATCTTCACTATTCTGAATGTACTAGTAAAACATACTCGTATTATTACAGTTTTTTTTATGTTTGTCAGAACTTTAGAAATATGCGTTGATTGAAAATGAAACATATATCTTAAATACAACG
Coding sequences within:
- the LOC136452571 gene encoding uncharacterized protein, whose amino-acid sequence is MAFVPVCVQCGTRSNPCRCKVVGPTLGFVAFVVAGVIEWPLGAAVYLFRHRKGRRIMAHPATAVYPRVTRAIPI